In Planctomycetia bacterium, one DNA window encodes the following:
- the tadA gene encoding Flp pilus assembly complex ATPase component TadA has product MPDFTVNLQWTSLPLAALPTEGGYFDPIKIVVLLLMLILFAHTATWVQADTKKVRMPPGLWVSLVFFGGLVGLVAWLLIPVFFVGLLVFLVVFGGVAIAYVLQRNQRVGPTQTVLTMAHFKRLSSGGNKETSAKDAQDRTRIKDAAGKTPEWPKDPDQAAGYQAMQDLLFDAIWRRSSDVRMDLVPGQPLKIVYRVDGVDRLREPIEETVATIVFAHLKRVAGLNPEENRRPQSGSFKASIGAGGKGDKTAQVEVRTSGSSAGQRMILKLISEEQKFRLPDIGLAKLQLDQLQPLVTEAKSGVFLVSGPKQSGITSTLYAILRTHDAFLQNIHTLEISKNMDLENITQHVFDSQGGTVTYGRRFRTLLRTEPDVCMSGDLPDAETAQLAAVAAKQGKKIYIGLNARDTFHALRAYLQAVNDPALAAAGLLGVSSQRLVRLLCTNCRKAYKPDPALLKKGNLPTGENRPFYRPPNPEEIEVDKRGNPIICPICQGSGYLGRTGVFELLILDDELRGLIAAGSDLALVKTAARKKGMLYLQEVALFKVYEGLTSINEVLRVTKDPAPATAAPA; this is encoded by the coding sequence ATGCCAGATTTCACCGTCAATTTGCAATGGACTTCCCTACCGCTGGCGGCGCTGCCGACGGAAGGCGGCTATTTCGACCCAATTAAGATCGTTGTGCTGCTCCTGATGCTCATTCTGTTCGCGCATACCGCGACATGGGTTCAGGCGGACACCAAAAAGGTCCGCATGCCGCCGGGCCTGTGGGTCAGCCTCGTGTTCTTTGGTGGCCTGGTCGGTCTCGTGGCGTGGCTGCTGATTCCGGTGTTTTTTGTCGGGCTGCTGGTGTTTCTGGTGGTCTTCGGCGGCGTGGCCATCGCGTATGTGCTACAGCGCAATCAGCGCGTCGGTCCGACGCAGACCGTTCTGACCATGGCGCATTTCAAGCGCTTGAGCAGCGGGGGCAACAAGGAAACCAGCGCCAAGGATGCCCAGGATCGGACGCGCATCAAGGATGCGGCCGGCAAGACGCCGGAGTGGCCGAAGGATCCGGATCAGGCGGCGGGCTATCAGGCCATGCAGGACTTGCTGTTCGACGCGATCTGGCGGCGGAGCAGCGACGTGCGGATGGATCTTGTACCGGGGCAACCGCTGAAGATCGTCTATCGCGTCGACGGGGTGGATCGGTTGCGCGAGCCGATCGAGGAAACGGTGGCGACGATTGTCTTCGCGCATCTGAAACGCGTGGCGGGACTGAACCCCGAGGAGAATCGTCGCCCGCAAAGCGGGAGTTTCAAGGCATCGATTGGCGCGGGCGGCAAGGGCGACAAGACGGCGCAAGTCGAGGTGCGCACTTCCGGCAGCAGCGCCGGCCAGCGCATGATCCTGAAGCTGATTTCCGAGGAGCAGAAGTTCCGGCTGCCGGATATCGGGCTGGCCAAGCTGCAACTGGACCAGTTGCAACCGCTCGTGACCGAGGCCAAATCGGGCGTGTTTCTGGTCAGCGGTCCGAAGCAGAGCGGGATCACGAGCACGCTGTATGCGATCCTTCGCACGCACGATGCGTTTTTGCAGAACATCCACACGCTGGAAATTTCGAAGAACATGGACCTGGAGAACATCACGCAGCACGTGTTTGACAGCCAGGGGGGCACGGTGACGTACGGGCGGCGTTTCCGCACGCTGTTGCGCACCGAGCCGGATGTCTGCATGTCGGGCGACCTGCCCGATGCCGAGACGGCGCAGCTGGCGGCGGTCGCAGCGAAGCAGGGCAAGAAAATATATATTGGACTTAATGCAAGGGACACGTTTCACGCTTTGCGGGCGTATCTCCAAGCCGTGAACGACCCGGCGCTGGCCGCCGCGGGGCTGCTGGGCGTCTCATCGCAGCGGCTGGTGCGCCTGTTGTGCACGAACTGCCGGAAGGCGTACAAGCCCGACCCGGCGCTGCTGAAGAAAGGCAATCTCCCGACCGGAGAGAACCGTCCATTCTATCGGCCTCCCAACCCGGAAGAGATCGAAGTGGACAAGCGTGGCAATCCGATCATTTGTCCGATCTGCCAGGGGTCGGGATACCTCGGGCGGACGGGCGTGTTCGAGTTGCTGATTCTCGACGACGAGTTGCGCGGCCTGATCGCGGCGGGAAGCGATCTGGCGCTGGTGAAGACCGCGGCACGCAAGAAGGGCATGCTGTACCTTCAGGAAGTCGCGCTGTTCAAGGTGTACGAAGGCCTGACGAGCATCAACGAAGTGCTGCGCGTGACAAAAGACCCCGCGCCGGCCACCGCTGCGCCGGCATGA
- a CDS encoding ABC transporter permease subunit: protein MVSAGGRRIQHLWIRAGYIAVLAFAVVIGVVVIRSQGQSSLSELAKNASQVFRVVSILQLLMVCIIAPVFASAAITQEKNAQTFNILLSTPLTNGQIVLGSLLSRLYFVVNLLLAGVPLFCIMMVYGGVTGREIILSSALAATTALLTGSIAIAISVIKIGTGRTIFSFYLAIATYLIVMIFLAEVPALIPVESPPPPGNFAGSRMSWLAPFHPFLSLWVVLGMTPAPELGTVSHYGFPKSYWLAYPHLSFMAMTVLASMVLIVLSMFFVRRGAKEGEDTFWSRLFRNRRQVEVEAGEQTRKPRHVWDNPVAWRESVTGAAAGGGRLLRGVVIGGGALVALGALFVYGKGWFSARQAQAMLFGIVSVELFIALFIATVTAATSLTREKESATLELVLSTPLTSSQIIRGKMRGLIAATGPLLAIPYATILVFFLLDLVKRRPAGTGPVVSPESLLTLPVLFVAFTAFACVIGLDRSIKNRKTLTAVFTSMAIVIFVFALSSACVVPLRGSESHAFTAALMSASPANAAWVALAPQWALEPPGAKLTSADFRYARYAAAVAALCTAAIYFAIVRGLHGSMVRQFDMIIRKQSA from the coding sequence GTGGTCAGCGCCGGGGGCCGGCGGATTCAGCATCTCTGGATCCGCGCGGGTTACATTGCCGTTCTCGCGTTCGCCGTCGTCATCGGCGTGGTTGTGATTCGCAGCCAGGGTCAGTCCAGCCTGTCGGAGCTGGCGAAGAACGCCTCGCAGGTGTTCCGCGTCGTGTCAATCCTTCAACTGCTCATGGTCTGCATCATCGCGCCGGTCTTCGCCTCGGCCGCCATCACGCAGGAGAAAAACGCCCAGACGTTCAACATTCTCCTGTCGACCCCGCTGACCAACGGGCAGATTGTTCTCGGGTCGCTGCTGTCGCGTCTTTATTTTGTCGTCAATCTCCTGCTTGCCGGCGTGCCGCTCTTTTGCATTATGATGGTGTACGGCGGCGTCACCGGCCGCGAGATCATTTTGTCGAGCGCGCTGGCCGCGACCACGGCGCTGCTTACCGGCTCTATTGCCATCGCCATCAGCGTTATCAAAATCGGTACCGGGCGGACGATTTTTTCGTTTTACCTTGCCATCGCAACGTACCTGATCGTCATGATCTTTCTCGCCGAAGTGCCGGCGCTGATCCCGGTGGAGTCGCCGCCTCCTCCCGGGAATTTCGCGGGCAGCCGCATGAGTTGGCTTGCGCCATTTCATCCATTCCTCTCGCTTTGGGTCGTGCTCGGCATGACGCCGGCGCCGGAACTTGGTACCGTCAGTCACTACGGATTTCCCAAGTCTTACTGGCTGGCGTACCCGCATTTGAGTTTCATGGCGATGACGGTGCTGGCGTCGATGGTGTTGATCGTGCTGTCGATGTTTTTCGTGCGGCGTGGCGCGAAAGAGGGCGAAGACACGTTCTGGTCTCGCCTGTTTCGTAATCGTCGCCAAGTTGAGGTCGAAGCGGGCGAGCAGACCCGCAAGCCGCGGCACGTCTGGGACAACCCCGTCGCGTGGCGCGAGAGCGTCACGGGCGCGGCGGCCGGCGGCGGGCGTCTGCTGCGCGGTGTCGTGATCGGCGGCGGGGCGCTGGTGGCCTTGGGCGCGCTGTTCGTCTACGGCAAGGGCTGGTTCAGCGCGCGCCAGGCGCAGGCGATGCTGTTCGGGATCGTTTCGGTCGAGTTGTTCATCGCGCTGTTTATCGCCACGGTGACGGCTGCCACATCGCTGACGCGCGAAAAGGAATCGGCCACGCTGGAACTGGTGTTGTCGACCCCGTTGACAAGCAGTCAGATCATTCGCGGCAAGATGCGCGGGCTGATCGCCGCGACCGGACCGCTGCTGGCGATTCCGTATGCCACAATCTTGGTATTCTTTTTGCTCGATCTCGTCAAGCGGCGGCCCGCCGGAACCGGGCCGGTGGTCAGCCCCGAGTCGCTCCTGACGCTGCCGGTGCTGTTTGTCGCCTTCACGGCCTTCGCCTGCGTCATCGGCCTGGACCGCTCCATCAAGAACCGCAAGACCCTGACGGCGGTGTTCACGAGCATGGCGATCGTGATCTTTGTGTTCGCGCTCTCGTCGGCCTGCGTCGTGCCGTTGCGCGGCAGCGAGAGCCATGCCTTCACCGCGGCGCTGATGTCGGCATCTCCCGCGAACGCAGCGTGGGTGGCGCTGGCGCCGCAATGGGCGTTGGAGCCGCCGGGTGCGAAGCTCACTTCAGCCGATTTTCGGTACGCTCGTTACGCCGCCGCCGTCGCGGCGCTTTGCACCGCCGCCATTTACTTCGCCATTGTCCGCGGATTGCACGGCAGCATGGTCCGCCAGTTTGACATGATTATTCGCAAGCAGAGCGCCTGA
- a CDS encoding ABC transporter ATP-binding protein: MIQTINLTKRYGKLVALNGLHLNIEEGECFGYIGPNGAGKTTTIRILSTLLQPTWGEAKVCGYTVGYESRRIRPLIGYVPDFFGAYEDMAVLEYLEFFAAAYGIHGDQRQRVVGDVLELTDLTEKREALVDSLSRGMKQRLSVARVLLHDPRVLFLDEPASGLDPRARIEMRELLKELRRMGKTIIISSHILHELAEMCTTVGIIERGELLFHGPIDEIVRQTRTGTRVEVRVAAGQEKAQQVLSKLPHVASVEQDDGRLIVDLSSATQDFSFLAEALVQAKLPLRGIQEEPVNLETAFMRFTKGKVQ; encoded by the coding sequence ATCATTCAGACGATCAATCTGACGAAGCGCTACGGCAAGCTGGTGGCGCTCAACGGCCTGCACCTCAACATCGAAGAAGGCGAGTGCTTCGGTTACATCGGGCCGAACGGCGCGGGCAAAACCACGACGATTCGAATTCTCTCGACGCTGCTTCAGCCGACCTGGGGGGAGGCGAAGGTCTGCGGCTACACGGTGGGGTACGAATCGCGGCGGATTCGCCCGCTGATCGGTTACGTGCCGGACTTCTTTGGCGCGTACGAAGACATGGCCGTGCTGGAGTATCTGGAGTTCTTCGCGGCGGCCTATGGCATCCACGGGGATCAGCGTCAGCGTGTGGTGGGCGACGTCTTGGAGTTGACCGATCTGACGGAGAAGCGCGAGGCGCTGGTCGATTCGCTTTCGCGCGGGATGAAGCAGCGGTTGAGCGTGGCGCGGGTGCTGCTGCACGATCCGCGCGTGCTCTTTCTCGACGAGCCGGCGAGCGGTCTGGACCCGCGGGCGCGGATCGAGATGCGCGAGCTGTTGAAAGAGCTTCGGCGCATGGGCAAGACGATCATCATCAGTTCGCACATTCTCCACGAGTTGGCGGAGATGTGTACGACGGTCGGGATCATCGAGCGCGGCGAGCTGCTGTTTCACGGGCCGATCGATGAGATCGTGCGGCAGACGCGGACGGGGACGCGCGTGGAAGTGCGCGTGGCCGCAGGGCAGGAGAAGGCGCAGCAGGTGTTGAGCAAGCTGCCGCATGTGGCGAGCGTGGAGCAGGACGACGGGCGATTGATCGTGGATTTGTCCTCGGCGACGCAGGATTTTTCGTTTCTGGCGGAGGCGCTGGTGCAGGCGAAGCTGCCGTTGCGCGGGATCCAGGAAGAGCCGGTGAACCTGGAGACCGCGTTCATGCGATTCACCAAGGGGAAAGTGCAATGA